The following coding sequences lie in one Myxococcus xanthus genomic window:
- a CDS encoding pseudouridine synthase: MPRKPDKPKPPQQQHKRWEGKEKPDWLSRALARAGVFPQKEAEDAIRAGRVSINGRVAKMALTPVPPGATVKVDGLVVSLEAPPTRVLAFHKPAGLLSSTERQHRTGTVFEALLPQLPPELAGYTWHAVGRLDVDSTGLLLFTNDDKLVAHATSPDARLPKRYVATVFSTASDERVEPLRRGMTLDDGPARPAKVNVRDEHTVEVTLTEGRHHQVKRMLGAVGLPVRALHREAVGGVDLEGIPEGTFRLLTDDEVREGLRYEGRAPSAP, encoded by the coding sequence ATGCCTCGCAAGCCCGACAAGCCGAAGCCGCCGCAGCAGCAGCACAAACGCTGGGAGGGCAAGGAGAAGCCGGACTGGCTGTCACGCGCGCTGGCCCGCGCGGGCGTCTTTCCCCAGAAGGAAGCGGAGGACGCCATCCGCGCCGGCCGCGTCAGCATCAACGGCCGAGTGGCGAAGATGGCGCTGACGCCCGTGCCGCCGGGCGCCACCGTGAAGGTGGACGGACTCGTCGTGTCCCTGGAGGCCCCGCCCACGCGCGTGCTGGCCTTCCACAAGCCCGCGGGCCTGCTGTCCTCCACGGAGCGGCAGCACCGCACCGGCACCGTCTTCGAGGCGCTGCTGCCCCAGCTCCCGCCGGAGCTGGCGGGCTACACGTGGCACGCCGTGGGCCGCCTGGACGTGGATTCCACGGGCCTGCTGCTCTTCACCAACGACGACAAGCTGGTGGCCCACGCCACGTCCCCGGACGCGCGCCTGCCCAAGCGGTACGTGGCCACCGTCTTCAGCACCGCGAGCGACGAGCGGGTGGAGCCCCTGCGCCGGGGCATGACGTTGGATGACGGTCCCGCCCGCCCCGCGAAGGTGAACGTGCGGGACGAGCACACGGTGGAGGTGACGCTCACGGAAGGCCGGCACCACCAGGTGAAGCGGATGCTCGGCGCCGTGGGCCTGCCCGTGCGCGCGCTGCACCGCGAGGCCGTGGGCGGCGTGGACCTGGAAGGCATCCCCGAAGGCACCTTCCGGCTGCTGACGGACGACGAGGTCCGCGAGGGGCTTCGCTACGAGGGGCGTGCGCCCTCGGCCCCCTAG
- the encD gene encoding encapsulin nanocompartment cargo protein EncD, with product MAKNSNPSAFDRDFGYLMPFLDRVAAAASDLGDASARAELTRLMVEEKARWQRIQELLGGAGGRGAAAPTPAREAPAEAPRLARGSADELHEAAPFATGLTVGSLKGSR from the coding sequence ATGGCGAAGAACTCGAACCCCAGCGCTTTCGACAGGGACTTCGGATACCTGATGCCGTTCCTGGACCGCGTGGCGGCGGCCGCCTCCGACCTGGGGGATGCGTCCGCTCGCGCGGAGCTCACCCGGTTGATGGTGGAGGAGAAGGCGCGCTGGCAGCGCATCCAGGAGCTGCTCGGAGGGGCAGGGGGCCGTGGCGCCGCCGCTCCGACGCCGGCCCGGGAAGCGCCCGCCGAGGCACCCCGGCTGGCGAGGGGCTCGGCGGACGAACTTCACGAAGCGGCCCCGTTCGCCACGGGGCTCACCGTGGGGAGCCTCAAGGGCAGCCGCTGA
- the sthA gene encoding Si-specific NAD(P)(+) transhydrogenase, with protein sequence MADFDLVVIGSGPAGEWGAVQAALAGKRVAVVEREPVLGGTAANTGTLPSKTLRETALHLSGFRARGLYSVETTLRHEATVSDFLFRERRVKDIERERIARNLQRHKVEIIQGTGALVDANTVVVRRQDSPERRLTGGTILVATGSSPYRPPLYPFEDPRIHDSDEVLELERLPRSLVVVGAGVIGCEYACMFAAMGIPVTLVETRAELLPFLDDEFSALLGQRMEALGIQLRFGQVVEQVDVPQDADTPIRMLLSSGTALETDQILVASGRTANTAGLGLEALGVKVGPRGQVEVGPTYQTALPHIYAVGDVIGFPALASTSMDQARIAVEHAFDLGGVRTMAPVLPYGIYTIPEVSMAGETEGALRKLNVPYVAGRAAFATNPRGQILGDTHGLLKLLFHRESLKLLGVHVMGPQASELVHVGLTALLTGSSARLFVETCFNYPTLSEAYKAATFDALDQLSGCP encoded by the coding sequence ATGGCGGACTTCGACCTGGTGGTGATTGGCTCCGGCCCGGCGGGTGAGTGGGGCGCGGTACAGGCGGCGCTGGCGGGCAAGCGCGTGGCGGTGGTGGAGCGGGAGCCCGTGCTGGGCGGTACCGCGGCGAACACGGGCACCCTTCCCTCCAAGACGCTGCGCGAGACGGCGCTGCACCTGTCCGGCTTCCGGGCCCGAGGGTTGTACAGCGTGGAGACGACGCTGCGGCACGAGGCCACGGTGTCCGACTTCCTCTTCCGCGAACGGCGGGTGAAGGACATCGAGCGCGAGCGCATTGCCCGTAACCTCCAGCGCCACAAGGTGGAAATCATCCAGGGCACCGGCGCGCTCGTGGACGCGAACACCGTCGTCGTGCGGCGCCAGGACTCCCCGGAGCGGCGCCTCACCGGCGGCACCATCCTGGTGGCCACCGGCTCGTCGCCGTACCGGCCGCCGCTGTATCCCTTCGAGGACCCGCGCATCCACGACTCGGACGAGGTGCTGGAGCTCGAAAGACTGCCGCGCTCGCTGGTGGTGGTGGGCGCCGGCGTCATCGGCTGTGAGTACGCCTGCATGTTCGCCGCCATGGGCATCCCCGTGACGCTGGTGGAGACGCGCGCGGAGCTGCTGCCCTTCCTGGACGATGAGTTCTCCGCGCTGCTGGGCCAGCGCATGGAGGCGCTCGGCATCCAGCTGCGCTTCGGGCAGGTGGTGGAGCAGGTGGACGTGCCACAGGACGCGGACACCCCCATCCGGATGCTGCTCTCCTCCGGCACCGCGCTGGAGACGGACCAGATATTGGTCGCCTCCGGCCGCACCGCCAACACCGCGGGCCTGGGGCTGGAGGCCCTGGGCGTGAAGGTGGGCCCGCGCGGACAGGTGGAGGTGGGCCCCACGTACCAGACGGCCCTGCCCCACATCTATGCCGTGGGGGACGTCATCGGCTTCCCGGCGCTGGCCTCCACGTCCATGGACCAGGCGCGCATCGCCGTGGAGCACGCGTTCGACCTGGGCGGCGTGCGCACCATGGCGCCGGTGCTGCCCTACGGCATCTACACCATCCCCGAGGTGTCGATGGCCGGCGAGACGGAGGGGGCCCTGCGCAAGCTGAACGTGCCCTACGTGGCCGGCCGCGCCGCCTTCGCCACCAACCCGCGCGGACAGATTCTGGGGGACACGCACGGCCTGCTGAAGCTGCTCTTCCACCGGGAGAGCCTCAAGCTGCTGGGCGTGCACGTCATGGGCCCCCAGGCCTCCGAACTGGTGCACGTGGGCCTCACGGCCCTGCTCACCGGCTCCAGTGCCCGGCTCTTCGTCGAGACGTGCTTCAACTACCCGACGCTGTCGGAGGCCTACAAGGCGGCCACCTTCGACGCGCTGGACCAGCTCAGCGGCTGCCCTTGA
- a CDS encoding RNA methyltransferase translates to MVLPVRFVLMRPRNAENLGAAARALKNCGLSDWVWVRPEVEDLEPARRLAVHAGDVLDAARRADTLKEAVADCVWVVGTSSRKVEGKRRLPPRAVGEELVARAPQGPVALVFGDERSGLTNAEVERVHDLSAVPTAPEQPSINLAQAVLLYAYEVRVAMLEAATTPPGPLPAAATDAELAQVEATLESVLTTGGFLVDAQPGRTAVRDLLAPLRRSRLTRKEARLWLAALHSLRKRQPAP, encoded by the coding sequence ATGGTGCTGCCCGTCCGATTCGTCCTCATGCGCCCCCGCAACGCGGAAAACCTGGGCGCCGCCGCCCGGGCCCTGAAGAACTGCGGCCTGTCCGACTGGGTCTGGGTCCGCCCGGAGGTGGAGGATTTGGAGCCGGCGCGAAGGCTCGCCGTCCACGCCGGGGACGTGCTGGATGCGGCGCGGCGCGCGGACACGCTGAAAGAGGCCGTGGCGGACTGTGTCTGGGTGGTGGGGACCAGCTCGCGCAAGGTCGAAGGCAAGCGCCGGCTTCCCCCGCGCGCGGTGGGTGAGGAGCTGGTGGCCCGGGCACCCCAGGGGCCCGTGGCGCTCGTCTTCGGTGACGAGCGCAGCGGGCTCACCAACGCGGAGGTGGAGCGCGTGCATGACTTGTCCGCCGTGCCGACCGCGCCCGAGCAGCCCTCCATCAACCTGGCGCAGGCCGTGCTGCTGTACGCCTACGAGGTCCGCGTGGCGATGCTGGAGGCCGCCACCACGCCGCCCGGCCCGCTGCCCGCGGCGGCCACGGACGCGGAGCTCGCGCAGGTGGAGGCCACGCTGGAATCCGTCCTCACGACGGGAGGCTTCCTCGTGGACGCCCAGCCGGGCCGCACGGCGGTGCGGGACTTGCTCGCACCGCTGCGGCGCTCACGGCTGACGCGGAAGGAAGCCCGCTTGTGGCTGGCCGCGCTGCACAGCCTCCGCAAGCGTCAGCCCGCGCCCTAG
- a CDS encoding nuclear transport factor 2 family protein, which translates to MSATENFSLARAWLDAFNAYDVDALVALYAEDATHTSPKIRVLHPETGGRLVGRQALSAWWKAANARLPGLRYELVALTADEDRVFMEYLRHAPGEAPMPVAEVFEVRDGRIVASRVYHG; encoded by the coding sequence ATGAGCGCGACCGAAAACTTCTCCCTCGCCCGAGCCTGGCTGGACGCCTTCAACGCCTATGACGTGGACGCGCTGGTGGCGCTCTATGCCGAGGACGCCACCCACACGTCACCCAAAATCCGGGTGCTGCACCCGGAGACGGGCGGGCGACTGGTAGGGCGGCAGGCCCTGTCCGCGTGGTGGAAGGCGGCCAACGCCCGGCTGCCGGGGCTGCGGTATGAGCTGGTGGCCCTCACAGCGGACGAGGACAGGGTGTTCATGGAGTACCTGCGCCATGCGCCGGGGGAGGCCCCCATGCCGGTGGCGGAGGTCTTTGAGGTGCGTGACGGCCGGATTGTCGCCTCGCGGGTGTACCACGGCTGA
- the fusA gene encoding elongation factor G → MAANAPIEKIRNIGISAHIDSGKTTLSERILFYTGRIHEIHEVRGKDGVGAVMDSMDLEREKGITIQSAATFAMWGEYNINLIDTPGHVDFTIEVERSLRVLDGAILVLCSVAGVQSQSITVDRQMKRYRVPRIAFVNKMDRSGANYDRVAAQLKEKLNHHPVKMQMPIGAEDRLKGLINLIEMKAYYFDGESGENIREEEIPAELLEEAKTRRQQMIEGVAEVDDQLGELFLADEPISNEALIAAVRRATISLKMTPVMCGSAYKNKGVQLLLNAVCAFLPNPKEATNEALDQKNNEAKVILDSDPEKPFVGLAFKLEDGRYGQLTYMRIYQGRVSKGDFIINQSNQKKVKVPRIVRMHSSQMNDINDATAGDIVALFGIECASGDTFTDGVVNYTMTSMHVPDAVISLAVAPKDRSALANFSKALNRFTKEDPTFRVHRDEESGQTIIRGMGELHLEIYIERMKREYNCEVQAGKPQVAYRETISQKGEFAYTHKKQTGGSGQFARVCGYIEPLPSDAVQQYEFVDDIVGGSIPREFIPACDKGFTEAVKKGSLIGFPVVGVRVVINDGAFHAVDSSEMAFKTAAIMGFREGYAAAKPIILEPMMKVEVQAPEDFQGSVVGQLNQRRGTILSTETAEGYVTAVAEVPLNTMFGYSTDLRSATQGKGEYTMEFSRYTPVPRNESEALMAAYKEKLAAEQAARK, encoded by the coding sequence GTGGCCGCCAACGCACCCATCGAGAAGATTCGAAACATCGGTATCTCCGCCCACATCGACTCGGGCAAGACGACGCTCTCTGAGCGCATCCTGTTCTACACGGGTCGGATTCACGAGATCCACGAGGTCCGCGGCAAGGACGGCGTGGGCGCGGTCATGGACTCGATGGACCTGGAGCGTGAGAAGGGCATCACCATCCAGTCCGCCGCCACGTTCGCGATGTGGGGCGAGTACAACATCAACCTCATCGACACCCCGGGACACGTGGACTTCACCATCGAGGTGGAGCGCTCGCTCCGCGTGCTCGACGGCGCCATCCTGGTCCTCTGCTCGGTCGCTGGCGTGCAGTCTCAGTCCATCACCGTGGACCGCCAGATGAAGCGCTACCGCGTCCCGCGCATCGCGTTCGTCAACAAGATGGACCGCTCCGGCGCGAACTATGACCGCGTGGCCGCCCAGCTGAAGGAGAAGCTGAACCACCACCCGGTGAAGATGCAGATGCCCATCGGCGCCGAGGACCGCCTCAAGGGTCTGATCAACCTCATCGAAATGAAGGCGTACTACTTCGATGGCGAGAGCGGCGAGAACATCCGTGAAGAGGAGATCCCGGCGGAGCTGCTCGAGGAGGCCAAGACGCGCCGCCAGCAGATGATCGAAGGCGTGGCCGAGGTCGACGACCAGCTCGGCGAGCTGTTCCTCGCCGACGAGCCCATCTCCAACGAGGCGCTGATCGCCGCCGTCCGCCGGGCCACCATCAGCCTGAAGATGACGCCGGTCATGTGCGGCTCCGCGTACAAGAACAAGGGCGTGCAGCTGCTCCTGAACGCCGTCTGCGCGTTCCTGCCCAACCCCAAAGAGGCGACGAACGAGGCGCTGGACCAGAAGAACAACGAGGCGAAGGTCATCCTCGATTCCGACCCGGAGAAGCCCTTCGTCGGCCTCGCGTTCAAGCTCGAGGACGGTCGCTACGGGCAGCTCACGTACATGCGCATCTACCAGGGCCGCGTGTCGAAGGGTGACTTCATCATCAACCAGTCGAACCAGAAGAAGGTCAAGGTTCCGCGCATCGTCCGCATGCACTCCAGCCAGATGAACGACATCAACGACGCCACCGCGGGTGACATCGTTGCGCTGTTCGGCATCGAGTGCGCGTCCGGCGACACGTTCACCGATGGTGTGGTGAACTACACGATGACGTCCATGCACGTCCCGGACGCCGTGATTTCGCTCGCCGTGGCGCCCAAGGACCGCTCCGCGCTGGCCAACTTCTCCAAGGCGCTCAACCGGTTCACCAAGGAGGACCCCACCTTCCGCGTGCACCGTGATGAGGAGTCCGGGCAGACCATCATCCGCGGCATGGGTGAGCTCCACCTGGAGATCTACATCGAGCGCATGAAGCGCGAGTACAACTGCGAGGTCCAGGCCGGTAAGCCGCAGGTGGCGTACCGCGAGACCATCAGCCAGAAGGGCGAGTTCGCGTACACGCACAAGAAGCAGACGGGTGGCTCCGGCCAGTTCGCTCGCGTGTGCGGCTACATCGAGCCGCTGCCCTCGGACGCGGTGCAGCAGTACGAGTTCGTGGACGACATCGTGGGCGGCTCCATCCCCCGCGAGTTCATCCCGGCCTGCGACAAGGGCTTCACCGAGGCCGTGAAGAAGGGCAGCCTCATCGGCTTCCCCGTGGTGGGTGTGCGCGTGGTCATCAACGACGGCGCCTTCCACGCGGTGGACTCGTCCGAAATGGCGTTCAAGACGGCCGCCATCATGGGCTTCCGTGAGGGCTATGCCGCCGCCAAGCCCATCATCCTCGAGCCGATGATGAAGGTGGAGGTCCAGGCTCCCGAGGACTTCCAGGGCTCCGTCGTGGGTCAGCTGAACCAGCGCCGTGGCACCATCCTCTCCACCGAGACGGCCGAGGGCTACGTCACGGCGGTGGCCGAGGTGCCGCTGAACACCATGTTCGGCTACTCCACGGACCTGCGCTCCGCCACCCAGGGCAAGGGCGAGTACACGATGGAGTTCTCCCGCTACACGCCGGTGCCCCGGAACGAGTCCGAGGCCCTGATGGCGGCGTACAAGGAGAAGCTGGCCGCTGAGCAGGCAGCGCGCAAGTAG